A genomic segment from Phragmites australis chromosome 6, lpPhrAust1.1, whole genome shotgun sequence encodes:
- the LOC133922358 gene encoding shaggy-related protein kinase eta — translation MATLPGGNHHAGAADSMEVDQPRPAAADAKNAGSVIEGSDPVTGHIISTTIGGKNGEPKRTISYMAERVVGTGSFGIVFQAKCLETGETVAIKKVLQDKRYKNRELQIMRSMDHCNVVSLKHCFFSTTSRDELFLNLVMEFVPESLYRVLKHYSNMNQRMPLIYVKLYTYQIFRGLAYIHIVPGVCHRDVKPQNLLVDPLTHQVKICDFGSAKMLVKGEANISYICSRYYRAPELIFGATEYTTSIDIWSAGCVLAELLLGQPLFPGESAVDQLVEIIKVLGTPTREEIRCMNPNYTEFRFPQIKAHPWHKIFHKRMPPEAIDLASRLLQYSPNLRCTALEACAHPFFDELREPHARLPNGRPFPPLFNFKQELANASPELINRLIPDHARRHLGLNLLPATGP, via the exons ATGGCCACGCTGCCGGGTGGGAACCACCACGCCGGCGCCGCCGACTCGATGGAGGTCGACCAACCGCGCCCGGCCGCCGCGGACGCTAAG AATGCTGGTTCTGTGATTGAAGGGAGTGATCCGGTCACTGGTCACATAATCTCAACCACCATTGGAGGGAAGAATGGAGAGCCTAAAAGG ACCATCAGCTACATGGCAGAGAGAGTTGTGGGAACTGGATCATTCGGAATTGTCTTCCAG GCAAAATGTCTGGAGACCGGTGAGACTGTTGCGATTAAGAAGGTTTTACAGGACAAGCGTTACAAGAATAGGGAGTTGCAAATAATGCGATCCATGGATCATTGCAATGTCGTTTCGTTGAAGCATTGCTTCTTCTCTACCACAAGCAGAGATGAACTTTTCCTTAACTTGGTGATGGAGTTCGTTCCTGAGTCGCTATATCGCGTCTTGAAGCATTATAGCAATATGAACCAGAGGATGCCACTTATATATGTCAAACTATACACCTACCAG ATATTTCGGGGTTTAGCCTATATTCACATTGTACCTGGAGTTTGCCATAGGGACGTGAAACCTCAGAATCTTTTG GTTGATCCTCTGACTCACCAAGTCAAGATATGTGATTTTGGGAGTGCCAAAATGTTG GTTAAAGGTGAAGCAAACATATCATATATATGCTCACGTTATTACCGTGCTCCAGAGCTCATATTTGGGGCAACTGAGTACACAACATCAATTGATATATGGTCAGCTGGATGTGTTCTTGCTGAGCTGCTTCTTGGCCAG CCTCTCTTCCCTGGTGAAAGTGCTGTAGATCAGCTTGTTGAGATAATAAAG GTTCTTGGTACACCTACACGCGAGGAAATCCGATGTATGAATCCCAACTACACAGAATTTAGATTTCCTCAGATCAAAGCCCATCCATGGCACAAG ATTTTCCACAAGCGGATGCCTCCAGAAGCTATAGATCTCGCATCACGTCTTCTCCAGTATTCACCTAATTTACGATGCACTGCT CTTGAAGCATGTGCACATCCTTTCTTTGATGAGTTGCGAGAGCCGCATGCAAGGTTGCCAAATGGACGGCCATTCCCTCCTCTGTTCAACTTTAAACAGGAA CTAGCAAATGCTTCCCCAGAGCTCATCAACAGATTGATACCAGACCATGCTAGGCGACATCTTGGGCTCAATTTATTGCCTGCAACTGGACCATAG
- the LOC133920634 gene encoding uncharacterized protein LOC133920634: protein MAAAGGWGGPKEEPPVQYHMSDDEEDKAFYARAGEPRSPTSPVGGPAVADAEAAGLDDDMDAAGYSSAAESDEAAWSNFEYEDEPPDPVAAQRQSNEFAEYALHHYNADPNNRVKYELVEATLSTYIFVGYGHVNFVARPCGGGKERFFFAEVHQQLERDTMIPTCLHSLDSEDDRVGGLEDEPVSISQWDEVGAHYCFACSDALKHPKDGTCYKAGHYEKLPWTKDS, encoded by the coding sequence ATGGCGGCGGCAGGAGGATGGGGAGGCCCCAAGGAGGAGCCGCCGGTGCAGTACCACATGTcggacgacgaggaggacaaGGCCTTTTACGCAAGAGCTGGCGAGCCACGATCACCGACCTCGCCGGTTGGAGGTCCCGCCGTCGCAGACGCAGAGGCAGCTGGCCTCGACGACGACATGGACGCTGCTGGGTATTCGTCGGCGGCGGAGTCGGATGAAGCTGCTTGGTCGAACTTCGAGTACGAGGACGAACCTCCGGATCCTGTTGCAGCGCAGCGGCAGTCAAACGAATTCGCGGAGTACGCGCTGCACCACTACAACGCCGACCCAAACAACAGGGTCAAGTACGAGCTCGTCGAGGCCACCCTCAGCACCTACATCTTCGTCGGGTACGGCCATGTCAACTTCGTCGCCAGGCCATGTGGCGGCGGCAAGGAGCGCTTCTTCTTCGCCGAGGTGCATCAGCAGCTAGAAAGAGACACCATGATCCCGACCTGCCTCCACTCCCTCGATTCAGAGGATGACCGGGTTGGTGGCCTCGAAGACGAGCCCGTCTCCATCTCGCAGTGGGATGAAGTCGGTGCACACTACTGCTTCGCATGCTCCGATGCCCTGAAGCACCCAAAGGACGGGACTTGCTACAAAGCCGGGCACTACGAAAAATTGCCCTGGACTAAAGATAGCTAG